One region of Oncorhynchus mykiss isolate Arlee chromosome 8, USDA_OmykA_1.1, whole genome shotgun sequence genomic DNA includes:
- the LOC110529547 gene encoding protein LEG1 homolog yields the protein MQCIWTLSLLQLVALWANAAVVTENGLPILWDQAPSQLSELPQVDNVVTIKPWNYLQRMSLYRILVGSTDKYMASMGTNETDSLFWGLPLQMGWKLRSGRLVDPTGATTCGKEGDPMCISATSWWACVNYYLSVIPFLAAVQKDVIGDGLIQVQVQAPAEAEEDYCTSYTECSTKYPDLMAKWEEFFQTLKDVSVSEISDFEKRDQILGVYWAGQQLSLNTASTSCKAKMSYYSSPEVSFAKNWMNSADYVAATYFQSNLNNSVLFMSPLPSRVLQEGDSAPNIADLTKEENHTLYIFGWMTRMNRILMGSLVRIWRSAMCSDKAREKGRELLQDLVHDPKFAASTFFSILKEMTRSC from the exons ATGCAGTGCATCTGGACCCTCTCCCTGCTTCAGCTAGTTGCCCTGTGGGCCAACGCAGCAGTGGTCACTGAAAATGGCCTCCCCATCCTCTGGGACCAGGCACCCAGCCAGCTGTCAGAACTGCCTCAGGTGGACAACGTGGTCACAATCAAACCCTGGAACTACCTGCAGAGGATGAGTCTGTATAGGATACTGGTGGGATCCACAGACAAGTACATGGCCTCCATGGGAACCAATGAGACTGACAGTCTGTTCTGGGGCCTGCCTCTGCAGATGGGCTGGAAACTCAGATCAG GACGGTTGGTTGACCCTACTGGCGCTACAACATGTGGAAAGGAAGGAGATCCCATGTGCATTTCTGCTACAAGCTGGTGGGCCT GTGTGAACTACTACCTTTCAGTGATCCCGTTCCTGGCTGCTGTGCAGAAAGACGTGATTGGAGATGGTCTCATTCAGGTCCAGGTACAGGCACCAGCTGAGGCAGAAGAGGACTACTGCACCTCCTACACAGAGTGCTCTACTAAGTATCCAGACCTTATGGCCAAGTGGGAAGAATTCTTCCAG ACTCTGAAAGACGTGAGTGTATCTGAGATTTCTGACTTTGAGAAAAGGGACCAGATTCTGGGTGTCTATTGGGCAGGTCAACAGCTCTCTTTGAATACTGCCTCAACCAGCTGCAAGGCAAA GATGAGCTACTATTCCAGCCCAGAGGTTTCATTCGCCAAAAACTGGATGAACTCTGCAGACTACGTAGCAGCAACATACTTCCAGTCCAACCTGAATAACTCTGTGCTGTTCATGAGCCCTCTGCCCAGCAGGGTGCTTCAGGAGGGGGATAGCGCCCCTAACATAGCTGACCTCACCAAGGAGGAGAACCACACCCTCTATATCTTTGGCTGGATGACCAGAATGAACAGGATTCTGA TGGGTTCTCTGGTGAGGATTTGGCGCTCGGCCATGTGCTCTGACAAGGCTCGGGAGAAGGGCCGGGAGCTCCTACAGGATCTGGTCCATGACCCTAAGTTTGCTGCTTCCACCTTCTTCTCCATTCTCAAAGAGATGACACGCAGCTGCTGA
- the LOC110529549 gene encoding protein THEMIS, with protein MERMAMTLEKFTRSLDAKSLPRVLQIQSGYYFQGSVYELFGREWSFSYGELLKIIGISVTRLIVELQSEGSKSMTVDLSLDYPGLFRIVADKRPYASIQEIVDSVCISPECLGQPEFRCPEELQLAEGTIQAEESFRITALRTKHGDSHVDCEVTRKDSKHIFTVKLSHTGEFYECADDQFYTLRELVEWKMPKGRKRTVTWAKSLPSKEKCVSKLPEDYSGDLVLTPVYELQTVSKFGKNVVFIPSTLDVEVLDVTEESDGACFMQPLSLRDVFAKPSEVFPFRAEIIEPPSQVQEELGFLTSSKQVIVHSAYQTKRILASEIRSEAQRRFLIPVSYNGRFKRRPRMFPTAYDLEVAKSDMEQLHVVATRAFEADYEGLSSVLVGDQYLVHKRETSEVIYGGRRKTVEALACEKMVGKKYKAVLIPMCLDGGFVEVVHDKKQYMLSEVCHRFSLPFNVKVSMRDLSVMEDLLAGATGLQLEEEITDPYLLVSTPDLAQCWEVPVNRINMTLQLLQQWSGPEPTQGKAVCSAVEEIGEDCYFTLRRYVNASVLPPPRPPKRHQQPLEDTLKLQPPRPKKPDPPSPKSPHTAKPAMPSPSSSDCAEQNTSIPRNETSHTSLVAVPKPGPQKAIVEENSPHNNTIEQDDEYTHDYEYIDEDELDSIRRKFNDQSIHITDKKKSEKICHADCKTGLV; from the exons ATGGAAAGGATGGCTATGACATTGGAAAAGTTCACCCGCTCTCTTGATGCCAAGTCTCTCCCTAGAGTACTGCAGATACAATCTGGATATTATTTCCAAG GTTCTGTGTATGAGCTGTTTGGAAGAGAGTGGAGTTTCTCCTATGGAGAGCTCCTGAAGATCATTGGGATCAGTGTCACCAGACTCATTGTGGAACTTCAGTCTGAGGGTTCCAAATCtatgacagtagatctatctctcGACTATCCAG GCCTTTTCAGGATCGTGGCCGACAAGAGGCCATACGCCAGTATACAGGAGATTGTTGACTCAGTGTGTATCAGCCCTGAGTGCCTGGGCCAGCCAGAGTTCCGCTGCCCTGAGGAACtacagctggctgaggggaccaTCCAGGCTGAGGAGAGCTTCAGAATCACTGCTCTTAGGACGAAGCACGGAGACAGCCATGTTGACTGTGAGGTCACGCGGAAAGACTCCAAGCACATCTTCACTGTGAAGCTCTCGCACACTGGGGAGTTCTATGAGTGTGCCGACGACCAGTTCTACACCCTCAGGGAGCTGGTGGAATGGAAAATGCCCAAAGGAAGGAAAAGGACAGTGACTTGGGCCAAGTCTTTGCCATCAAAGGAGAAGTGTGTGTCTAAGTTGCCAGAGGACTACAGCGGAGATCTGGTTCTCACACCTGTCTATGAGCTCCAGACTGTGTCCAAGT TTGGGAAGAACGTTGTTTTCATCCCATCTACCCTTGACGTTGAGGTGTTGGACGTAACCGAGGAGAGTGACGGTGCCTGTTTCATGCAGCCTCTGTCACTCCGTGATGTCTTTGCCAAGCCGAGCGAGGTCTTCCCCTTCAGGGCTGAGATCATAGAGCCACCATCACAAGTTCAGGAGGAATTGGGTTTCCTGACGTCCTCTAAGCAAGTCATTGTCCACAGTGCCTACCAGACCAAGAGGATCCTAGCGTCTGAGATCCGCAGTGAGGCCCAAAGACGCTTCCTCATTCCAGTGTCTTACAACGGAAGGTTCAAGCGCAGGCCCCGGATGTTCCCCACAGCATATGACCTAGAGGTAGCCAAGAGTGACATGGAGCAGCTCCACGTGGTGGCTACCAGGGCCTTTGAGGCCGACTACGAGGGGCTGTCCTCGGTACTGGTGGGAGACCAGTACCTGGTCCACAAAAGGGAGACCAGCGAGGTGATCTATGGTGGCAGGAGAAAGACGGTGGAGGCCCTGGCCTGTGAGAAGATGGTGGGGAAGAAGTACAAGGCCGTGCTGATCCCCATGTGTCTGGATGGCGGCTTTGTGGAGGTGGTCCACGACAAGAAGCAGTACATGCTCTCAGAGGTCTGCCACAGGTTCTCCCTGCCCTTCAACGTCAAGGTGTCTATGAGGGACCTCTCAGTGATGGAGGACCTCCTGGCTGGGGCCACAGGGctgcagctggaggaggagaTCACTGACCCCTACCTTCTTGTCTCCACCCCGGACCTGGCCCAGTGCTGGGAGGTGCCTGTCAACCGCATCAACATGACCCTGCAGCTCCTGCAGCAGTGGAGCGGCCCAGAGCCGACCCAGGGCAAGGCTGTCTGCTCGGCTGtggaggagataggagaggacTGCTATTTTACCCTGAGGAGGTACGTCAACGCCAGTGTGCTGCCTCCCCCTCGACCACCCAAGAGACATCAACAGCCCTTAGAAGACACATTGAAACTGCAGCCTCCCAGGCCAAAGAAGCCAGACCCCCCCTCTCCAAAG AGCCCACATACAGCCAAACCAGCCATGCCTAGCCCTAGTTCGTCTGATTGTGCAGAACAGAACACCTCTATACCAAGAAATGAAACGTCCCACACAAGTCTGGTTGCAGTGCCTAAACCAGGCCCACAAAAAG CCATTGTTGAAGAAAACAGTCCTCACAACAATACAATTGAACAGGATGATGAATACACTCATGATTATGAATACATTGATGAGGATGAACTTGACAGCATCAGGAGAAAATTTAATGACCAAAGTATTCACATAACAGACAAGAAGAAATCAGAAAAAATATGCCATGCAGACTGCAAAACAGGTTTAGTATAG